A region of Pyxidicoccus parkwaysis DNA encodes the following proteins:
- a CDS encoding RibD family protein codes for MDTTKRPYVICHMVPSVDGRIVVKHWGLPKGVVGEYEATAGTFDADAWIIGRVSMEPYAGKSRVPKRRDSRPIPRTDFIARRDAEAYAIALDPSGKLTWKSASIDEEHVITVLTEAVSDDYLAFLQARGVSYVFGGKTRLSLPRVLQKLRKEFGIKKLLLEGGGKINGSFLAADLIDELSILVAPVADGGVGTPSLFDVKPGRGPARNLKLVSVEQRRGDLLWVRYKVKR; via the coding sequence ATGGATACGACGAAGCGGCCGTATGTCATCTGCCATATGGTTCCGTCCGTCGACGGGCGCATCGTGGTGAAGCACTGGGGGCTCCCGAAGGGCGTCGTGGGCGAATACGAGGCCACGGCGGGGACCTTCGACGCGGATGCGTGGATCATCGGCCGGGTGTCCATGGAGCCGTATGCCGGGAAGTCCAGGGTCCCCAAGCGCAGGGACTCGAGGCCGATTCCGCGCACGGACTTCATCGCTCGGCGGGACGCGGAGGCGTATGCCATCGCGTTGGATCCGTCCGGGAAGCTCACGTGGAAGTCGGCCTCGATTGACGAGGAGCACGTCATCACGGTGCTGACCGAGGCGGTGTCGGATGACTACCTGGCGTTCCTCCAGGCCCGGGGCGTTTCGTACGTGTTCGGCGGGAAGACGCGGTTGAGCCTGCCGAGGGTGCTCCAGAAGCTGCGGAAGGAGTTCGGCATCAAGAAGCTGCTTCTGGAGGGTGGCGGGAAGATCAACGGCTCGTTCCTGGCCGCCGACCTCATCGATGAGCTGAGCATCCTGGTCGCCCCGGTCGCGGATGGCGGCGTTGGGACCCCGTCGCTGTTCGACGTGAAGCCCGGAAGGGGGCCTGCGCGAAATCTCAAGCTGGTCTCGGTGGAGCAGCGCAGGGGCGATCTGCTCTGGGTTCGCTACAAGGTGAAGCGGTAG
- a CDS encoding DUF3014 domain-containing protein: MTEPMSPTPAGASQTPPSEPPRGSRAKTLAVVLLLVGLGVAASYYGLRRQIQAPEVATTPVVDAGVAAPPVEEASLPESDGRVRALLARLSGEPEFAKWLQEKDLVRRFTAAVNNIAEGASPRMVLGFLAPAGGFEVTGSGDKTAIDPKSYARYDTVARVFGSLDAQAAGSAYRELKSLIDQAHREIAPPNQPFDRTFSQAIQHLLAVPVPDGAVQVQPKGALYAFASPELEGLSPAQKHLLRMGPENMRTIQAKLRELQSALGLPPVAER, encoded by the coding sequence ATGACCGAACCGATGAGCCCGACGCCCGCAGGTGCCTCGCAGACGCCGCCCTCGGAGCCGCCGCGAGGCTCCCGTGCGAAGACACTGGCCGTGGTGCTCCTGCTGGTCGGCCTCGGAGTGGCGGCCTCGTACTACGGGCTCCGGCGGCAGATACAGGCCCCCGAGGTGGCCACCACGCCCGTGGTCGATGCGGGTGTTGCCGCGCCACCCGTGGAAGAGGCCTCACTGCCGGAGAGCGATGGCCGAGTCCGGGCCTTGCTGGCCCGGCTCTCGGGCGAGCCCGAGTTCGCGAAGTGGCTCCAGGAGAAGGACCTGGTCCGGCGCTTCACGGCGGCGGTGAACAACATCGCCGAGGGCGCCAGCCCGCGCATGGTCCTGGGGTTCCTGGCTCCGGCGGGCGGCTTCGAGGTGACCGGCTCGGGCGACAAGACGGCCATCGACCCGAAGAGCTACGCGCGCTACGACACGGTGGCCCGGGTCTTCGGCTCACTGGACGCCCAGGCCGCCGGGAGCGCGTACCGCGAGCTGAAGTCACTCATCGACCAGGCCCACCGGGAGATCGCGCCGCCAAACCAGCCGTTCGACAGGACGTTCAGCCAGGCCATCCAGCATCTACTGGCCGTTCCCGTGCCGGACGGCGCAGTCCAGGTCCAGCCGAAGGGGGCGCTGTACGCGTTTGCCTCGCCAGAGCTGGAGGGGCTGAGCCCCGCCCAGAAGCATCTGCTGCGCATGGGGCCGGAGAACATGCGGACCATCCAGGCGAAGCTCCGGGAGCTTCAGAGCGCGCTGGGACTGCCCCCGGTGGCTGAGCGCTGA